One genomic segment of uncultured Ilyobacter sp. includes these proteins:
- a CDS encoding DUF697 domain-containing protein: MRKILFKSFIPFLIGILIFSFLILLNQLNQIAISSTSLLGSYGYVISWGLFVALGIYTFYPVVRMLTMPKVIKRPDGTSSPEEKREFYFSHKDRIMREYSRKNSHLKDIISSENIEQLKDSNSIQAIRTALGGIEASMDREVDSLTKSYATAIFTATALSQNGSLDAIFVLKLQLEMIWKISRVYNQKPKLKELFYLYTGVFSSALASAGISEIPVEEIANTFINSSLKGMPIISRIGSKIIDGVFEGTCNALLCLRVGYIAKGYSKISEDLDEKSIRKGSRMKALQTIKDINYKETIINLVKRDKNDA; the protein is encoded by the coding sequence ATGAGAAAAATACTTTTTAAAAGCTTTATACCGTTTTTGATCGGAATACTTATATTTTCATTTTTGATACTGCTTAACCAGCTCAATCAGATTGCAATCTCTTCCACTTCACTTTTGGGCAGCTATGGGTATGTCATAAGCTGGGGGCTTTTCGTTGCTCTCGGGATATACACCTTCTACCCTGTGGTGAGGATGCTCACAATGCCAAAGGTAATAAAAAGACCTGACGGAACCTCAAGTCCTGAAGAAAAAAGAGAATTTTATTTTTCACATAAAGACAGGATAATGAGGGAATATTCTAGGAAAAACTCACATCTTAAGGATATAATCTCATCAGAAAATATCGAGCAGTTGAAGGATTCTAATAGCATACAGGCTATTAGAACAGCTCTAGGAGGTATAGAGGCTAGCATGGACAGAGAGGTGGATTCTCTGACAAAGAGTTATGCCACTGCCATATTCACCGCTACTGCTCTTTCACAGAATGGAAGTTTAGATGCTATATTTGTACTGAAGCTTCAGTTAGAGATGATATGGAAGATATCTAGAGTATATAATCAGAAGCCAAAGCTGAAGGAACTATTTTACCTCTATACCGGTGTATTTTCAAGTGCTCTGGCATCTGCAGGGATATCTGAGATACCTGTGGAAGAGATAGCAAACACTTTCATAAACAGTAGCCTAAAGGGAATGCCTATCATCTCGAGGATAGGCAGTAAGATAATTGACGGTGTCTTTGAGGGAACCTGCAACGCACTTCTTTGTCTGAGAGTGGGCTATATTGCCAAGGGATACAGCAAGATATCAGAAGATCTGGATGAAAAATCCATAAGAAAAGGCAGCAGGATGAAGGCTTTACAAACTATAAAAGATATAAACTATAAAGAAACTATTATCAATTTGGTAAAGAGGGATAAAAATGATGCTTAA
- the cas2 gene encoding CRISPR-associated endonuclease Cas2 gives MKYLISYDISSNKKRYRVVKALEEFGCYRIQKSVYFIDSDEKTIKDLRKSIMGYFRGDSLIIIPLELSVIKNSEFLGKGYSEMPKGEDIFL, from the coding sequence ATGAAGTATCTGATATCCTATGATATAAGCTCAAATAAAAAGAGATACAGGGTAGTAAAGGCCCTTGAGGAATTTGGATGCTACCGTATACAAAAGTCTGTTTACTTTATAGACAGCGATGAAAAGACCATAAAAGATCTTAGGAAATCAATAATGGGATATTTTAGAGGGGATAGCCTTATAATTATACCTCTCGAACTTTCTGTGATAAAAAATTCTGAATTTTTGGGCAAGGGATATAGTGAGATGCCTAAGGGGGAGGATATATTCTTATGA
- a CDS encoding DUF4412 domain-containing protein, giving the protein MIKRKLIILMLFLISLSLISVFSYGDVYTKQKKHVDGMNIMGRTQPARDFIVETWIGSDKVSVEDVNSKTVIDFDKNIIRVADHNEKTIMTMPMNFSDIVDQKSSGISKEESEDFKKFMGTMMQVSVSVKETGEKKKIGKWNCTKYIQVMKTGMGEFKSEIWATEDIDIDRELYAKYISAMKGTMPGMSENMKEIFKETKKIRGIEVYTEQTTEMMGQTMKSSTELLEYKKGRAPASAFEMPSGYKM; this is encoded by the coding sequence ATGATAAAAAGAAAATTAATAATATTGATGCTGTTTCTTATCTCTTTGTCTCTGATATCTGTTTTTTCCTACGGGGATGTATATACCAAGCAGAAAAAACATGTGGACGGTATGAATATCATGGGGAGAACCCAGCCTGCTCGTGATTTTATTGTAGAAACCTGGATTGGTTCAGATAAGGTTTCAGTCGAGGACGTAAACAGTAAGACAGTTATAGATTTTGACAAAAATATAATAAGAGTAGCTGATCACAATGAAAAAACCATCATGACTATGCCTATGAATTTTTCAGATATTGTGGATCAAAAAAGTAGCGGTATATCCAAAGAGGAGTCTGAAGACTTTAAAAAATTTATGGGAACAATGATGCAGGTAAGTGTAAGTGTAAAGGAAACTGGTGAGAAGAAAAAAATAGGTAAGTGGAACTGCACAAAATATATACAGGTCATGAAAACAGGAATGGGCGAGTTCAAATCCGAAATATGGGCCACAGAAGATATTGATATTGACAGGGAACTTTATGCAAAATATATCTCTGCCATGAAAGGGACAATGCCCGGAATGAGTGAAAATATGAAAGAGATATTTAAGGAGACTAAAAAAATAAGAGGAATAGAAGTGTACACAGAGCAAACTACCGAAATGATGGGTCAGACTATGAAGTCTTCTACAGAACTTCTAGAGTATAAAAAAGGCAGAGCTCCCGCTTCGGCCTTTGAGATGCCAAGTGGATATAAAATGTGA
- the cas2 gene encoding CRISPR-associated endonuclease Cas2, producing MIITVMYDISENKIRKNVVETLEEFGFYRLQKSVFIGNIDKELRKSLSVYMSRFLKREDKIYIIPLTKWCMSHILTAGNDVRPIFSVIRKNQFTV from the coding sequence ATGATAATAACCGTTATGTATGATATAAGTGAAAATAAGATCAGAAAAAATGTGGTGGAAACGCTAGAAGAATTTGGTTTTTACAGATTGCAGAAGTCGGTATTTATAGGAAACATAGATAAGGAGCTCAGAAAAAGCTTGTCTGTTTATATGAGCCGTTTTTTAAAAAGGGAAGACAAGATATATATAATTCCCCTTACAAAATGGTGTATGAGCCATATACTAACTGCTGGAAACGATGTAAGGCCAATTTTTTCAGTGATTAGAAAAAATCAGTTTACGGTATAA